ACCCAGCATCGGGGACGCGAGAAGACGTTTCTCGCCTCGGCCGGCATTCCCGTGCCGCCCTTCGCCCTCGTCGACTCGCTCGACGAGCTCGTCACCGCCCTCGAGCGGATCGGTGCTCCGGCGGTGCTGAAGACCGCGGCGTTCGGCTACGACGGCAAGGGCCAGGTGCGCATCGGGTCGCCGGACGAGGCCACGCGGGCCTGGGCCGCCATCGGCGGGCAGCCCGCCGTGCTCGAGGGGTTCGTCGACTTCGCGCGGGAGGTCTCGGTCGTCGCCGCGCGCGGAGTCGATGGCACGTTCGCCCACTACGGGGTGGTCGAGAACCAGCACGTGCGCCACATCCTCGACGTGACGCTGTCACCCGCGGCGGTGTCGCCGGCGGTGACGCGCCAGGCCGAGGCGATCGCCCGGGCCGTGCTCGAGGCGCTCGACGTGGTGGGCGTCCTCTGCGTCGAGATGTTCGTCACCCGCGACGACCGCGTGCTCGTGAACGAGCTCGCACCGAGGCCGCACAACTCGGGGCATTTCACCATCGAGGCGGCGGCGACCAGCCAGTTCGAGCAGCAGCTGCGCGCGGTCTGCGGCCTGCCTCTGGGGTCGACCGCGCTCGTCGCCCCCGCGGCCATGGCCAACCTGCTCGGCGACCTGTGGAAGCACGGCGAGCCGCGCTGGGAGGCGGTGCTCGCCCTGCCTGGCGTGGCCCTGCACCTCTACGGCAAGGCCGAGGCCAGACCGGGACGCAAGATGGGACACCTGACGGCGCTCGGGCGCACGGCGGCCGAGGCAGCCGCGCTGGTGCTGGCCGCGCGCTCGGCGCTCTGACGTGACGCCCTCACCTTCTCGACCCTCTGCACCATGGACCTGTCCCTCGTTGTCGACAACGTTCTGAGCCCGCCAATCCTGTTCTTCGCGCTCGGCGCCTTCGCGGTGGCCGTCGGCTCGGACCTCGAGATCCCGCAGCCCATCGCGAAGTTCCTGTCGATCTACCTGCTCGTCGCGATCGGCTTGCACGGAGGCCACGCGCTCAGTGAAAGCGGCGTCACTCTGCCGGTCGTGGCCTCACTCGGCGCCGCGGCGCTGCTGGCGGTCGTCGTGCCCGTCTACTGCTTCGTCCTGCTGCGTCGGCGACTGCCACTGCCCGATGCCGCCGCCATCGCGGCGGCGTACGGCTCGGTGAGCGCCGTCACGTTCGTGGCGGCGACGGCCTTCCTGCAGTCGTCGGGGATTCCCTTCGGCGGTCACATGGTCGCGGCCCTCGCCTTGATGGAATCGCCTGCCATCGTGATCGGCGTGCTGCTGCTGCGACGCTCGGCGCCGGCGGCCTCCGTCAGGGGCGGTCTGGGCGCGATCCTCCGCGATGCGTGCTTCAACGGTTCGGTGGTTCTGGTCGTCGGGAGCCTGGTGATTGGTTTCATCACGGGCGACCGCGGCTGGGCCGAGATGGACCCGTTCGCGCACGACATCTTCAAGGGCATGCTGGCGCTCTTCCTCCTCGACATGGGGCTCGTAGCGGCGCGGCGGTTCCGTGACCTTCGGGCGGTGGGGGCGTTCCTCCCGGCATTCGCGCTCGGCGTGCCGCTCGTCAACGCCGCGCTGGCCCTCGTTCTCGCCCGGCTCCTCGGGCTGGGAGAGGGCGACGCGCTGCTGCTCACGGTGCTCGCGGCCAGTGCGTCCTACATCGCGGTGCCGGCCGCGATGCGCCTGGCGGTTCCCGACGCGAACCCCAGCTACTACGTGTCGATGGCCCTCGCGGTCACGTTTCCGTTCAACCTCGTGGTCGGGATTCCGACCTATCTCTTCGTCATCCGCTGGTGGTGGGGCTGAACATGGAAGCCGTCAAGAAGATCGAGATCGTCACCGACTCGGCCGAGCTGCCGAACGTGATTCGGGCGCTCGAGGACCTGGGCGTGTCGGGCTACACGGTGATTCGCGACGTCGAGGGGCGTGGCGGCCGCGGCATCCGCTCGGGCGACGGGTTCACCGATGTCTTCAAGAACAGCTACGTGATGACGGCGTGTCCGGCCGATCAGGTCGCCGCCATCGTCGCCGCCGTCCGCCCGATGCTCACGCGCTTCGGCGGCGTCGCGCTCGTGAGCGACTGCGCGTGGGTGAAGCACTGACCGAGCCGCGGTCGATCGGTCTCGACTCGACGATCCGGCGAGCCGCACGCCGAAGGTCACATCACGCTCAGTCGAGCTCCACCGCGACGAAGTAGAGCGCCACCCCACGCTGCACGTGCAACACGCAGGGGCCTCCACGTCCAATCGCGTCGAGGGCCGCCCTCAGCGCGTCGACGCCACCGACGGCGCGGCCGTTCACGCTGTAGATGACGTCTCCCGGGCGCAGGCCCTGCTCCGCCCGCGGCGCGTCCGCGGCTCGGGCGGCGACCAGCACGCCTCGCGGCCCGCGCAGGCGGCCCGCCAGGGGGCCCGCCCGATCGTCGACGTCGAGACCCAGGATGCCGAGCTGCTGCACGAGGTTGCGCTCTGGATTGACGAGATCGGTGAACCGCCCGGGGTCGTCGTCCCGCTCGGCGACCGGCACGACGGCCTCGAAGCGCGAGTCGCCCCGCTGAGCGCTCAGCCTGACCGTGCCGCCAATCGGCCGCCGGTAGACGTTGACGTCGAGTTGCCGTCCGTTCTCCATCGGTTTGCCGTCGAGCGCAAGAATCACGTCGCCAGGTCGCAGGCCGGCGCCGCCGGCCGGACCACCCGGGAAAACGTCGCCGAGCACGACCCGCGCCCCCTCCGGCAGGCCGAGCCCGGCGGCGACGAGCGGCGTCACGGTCTGGGCGTTCACGCCGATCGTGCCGCGCCGTACCCGACCCGTTGTCCGCAGTTGGTCGACGACCGCACTGACGATGTTGCTCGGGACCGCGAAGCCGAGGCCTTCGTTCCCCCCCGACTGCGAGACGATGAACGTGTTGACGCCGACGACCCGTCCGGCGACGTCAACGAGCGGCCCGCCGCTGCTACCGGGGTTGATCGGCGCGTCCGTCTGCACGAACACCATCGGGTCGTCTGGTTCGCGCTGGCGTCCGGTGGCGCTCACGATGCCCATCGTGACGGTGTCTTCGAGGCCGAGCGGGCTGCCAAAGGCAAAGACGACCTGGCCGGGTCTCAGCTCGTCGGAGTCGGCGAAGACGAGCGCCGGGAGTCCCGTTGTATCGACCTTGAGCAGGGCGAGGTCGGTTTCCGGGTCGGCCCCCACGATCCGCGCTCCAACGGTCTGGCCCCGCAGGGGCACCGCCGATCGACCCGAGGGCCCGCCTCGTGGGGGAGGCAGGACCACCTGAACGCGGGTCGCTCCCTCCACCACGTGCGCATTGGTCACGATGTAGCCGTCCGCCCCGACGACGAGCCCCGACCCACCCCCGCGCTGGCGCGAGAGCAACGCGGCGGTCGTCTGGCCCTGGGGCTGGATGGGGCCGTAGCCGGTGACGAGCACCTGCACGACCGCCGGGCGCACCGCGGCGGCGAGGTCCTCGAAGGCCTCGCTCAGCGCTTCGAGCGCGCCGAGCCGGGCGTTGCGGGCCGGCAGGGGCTGGGCTGCCGCGTGGGCGGCGGCAAACAGCGACAGGACCAGGGCGAGCGGCGTCGCACGGCCGAACATCGCAGCCTCCCGATGCTTGAATCGCGGTGCGGCTCGAAACGAGGATGCTGTTCGCATTGTCAGCGTTGAGCGTTGAGCTGTGGTGTTGGCGGGTGAGTGCGGTCACGGACTCGGCCCGGAGTCATGATCAGGGTGACGCTCATGGCTCAAAGCTCAATGCTCGGTGCCGACCGGGATACCAGCGGCGAAGCTGCCGGGTGACCTGTCATTCGATGGCGGCATGGACCACGCGCGCGATCTCGGCGATGAGGGCCGCGCTCCGCTTGTTTTGGTCAATCCCCCTAGTCAACACGACGAGCACGTAGGGCTTCTCCCCGTACACGATGCCTGCGTCGTGATGGATCCGGGTGATGCTGCCCGTTTTGTGGGCGACTCGCACGCCTTCGGGCAGGCCGGCCGGAATGGCGTCGTTGAACCGCTGGCGGGCCAGGATCTCGATCATCTCGCGGGTCGCCTCGGGCGACCCCGCGCGCCCGGCCGCGATGGCCTCGAGCAGCACGAGCAGTCCGCGCGCGGTCGTGGTGTTGTTCAGGCCGGCGGCAAACGCCTTCGTATCCTCGACGCCTCGCCGCACCTTCATGCCCGTCGCGCCAAGCCGGTCCGTCGTGGCCTGGACGCGGTCGGCACCGAGCCGGTCGATCAAGAGGTTTGTCGCCAGGTTGCTGCTGATGGTGATCATGACCTCGCTCAGCTCTCGATAGGTCATTTGACCACCAATACGGTCGTAGATGTCGCGATCGGAGTCGTCCCCGGCACTCAGACTGAACGGACTGCCGTCGACGATGCTGCGGAACTCGTTGACGACGGGGATCGCGGTATCGAGATCGAGGTCGCCGGCGGTCGCCTGCCGGAACAGCTCGACCATCACCGCAACCTTCATGGTGCTCGCGGCGTGGAATTCCTCGTCCGGGCGGATCAGCAGTTCGACTTCGCCGTCGAGCGACTTGACGGCGACGGCGACCTCGGCACCGCTCGCTGCGACGAGCGACTCGATCTCGGCCCGCAGCGTGGCCGATGGGTCGGGGGCCCGCACAAGGGCCGCCGCGGCGGAGGTGAACAGGAGCAGGGCAATGGTGAGCGAGCGAGCCAGCGTCATGGCGACGGTCCTCGTGTGCAGGCGACGGCGGGCCGACGTGTAGAATGGCCCGAGTCGAGACACGCGTGCAAGGGACTGGCCGTGCGCC
This region of Acidobacteriota bacterium genomic DNA includes:
- a CDS encoding 5-(carboxyamino)imidazole ribonucleotide synthase, whose translation is MSTPVGPGSAIGVLGSGQLGRMFALAARRLGYRVHVYSPDADSPAGQVADVEVSAPYDDLDRVRRFAEAVAVVTFEFENVPAATAAAAAERALVRPSGAVLNTTQHRGREKTFLASAGIPVPPFALVDSLDELVTALERIGAPAVLKTAAFGYDGKGQVRIGSPDEATRAWAAIGGQPAVLEGFVDFAREVSVVAARGVDGTFAHYGVVENQHVRHILDVTLSPAAVSPAVTRQAEAIARAVLEALDVVGVLCVEMFVTRDDRVLVNELAPRPHNSGHFTIEAAATSQFEQQLRAVCGLPLGSTALVAPAAMANLLGDLWKHGEPRWEAVLALPGVALHLYGKAEARPGRKMGHLTALGRTAAEAAALVLAARSAL
- a CDS encoding sodium-dependent bicarbonate transport family permease codes for the protein MDLSLVVDNVLSPPILFFALGAFAVAVGSDLEIPQPIAKFLSIYLLVAIGLHGGHALSESGVTLPVVASLGAAALLAVVVPVYCFVLLRRRLPLPDAAAIAAAYGSVSAVTFVAATAFLQSSGIPFGGHMVAALALMESPAIVIGVLLLRRSAPAASVRGGLGAILRDACFNGSVVLVVGSLVIGFITGDRGWAEMDPFAHDIFKGMLALFLLDMGLVAARRFRDLRAVGAFLPAFALGVPLVNAALALVLARLLGLGEGDALLLTVLAASASYIAVPAAMRLAVPDANPSYYVSMALAVTFPFNLVVGIPTYLFVIRWWWG
- a CDS encoding transcriptional regulator; translated protein: MEAVKKIEIVTDSAELPNVIRALEDLGVSGYTVIRDVEGRGGRGIRSGDGFTDVFKNSYVMTACPADQVAAIVAAVRPMLTRFGGVALVSDCAWVKH
- a CDS encoding trypsin-like peptidase domain-containing protein translates to MFGRATPLALVLSLFAAAHAAAQPLPARNARLGALEALSEAFEDLAAAVRPAVVQVLVTGYGPIQPQGQTTAALLSRQRGGGSGLVVGADGYIVTNAHVVEGATRVQVVLPPPRGGPSGRSAVPLRGQTVGARIVGADPETDLALLKVDTTGLPALVFADSDELRPGQVVFAFGSPLGLEDTVTMGIVSATGRQREPDDPMVFVQTDAPINPGSSGGPLVDVAGRVVGVNTFIVSQSGGNEGLGFAVPSNIVSAVVDQLRTTGRVRRGTIGVNAQTVTPLVAAGLGLPEGARVVLGDVFPGGPAGGAGLRPGDVILALDGKPMENGRQLDVNVYRRPIGGTVRLSAQRGDSRFEAVVPVAERDDDPGRFTDLVNPERNLVQQLGILGLDVDDRAGPLAGRLRGPRGVLVAARAADAPRAEQGLRPGDVIYSVNGRAVGGVDALRAALDAIGRGGPCVLHVQRGVALYFVAVELD
- a CDS encoding serine hydrolase, translated to MTLARSLTIALLLFTSAAAALVRAPDPSATLRAEIESLVAASGAEVAVAVKSLDGEVELLIRPDEEFHAASTMKVAVMVELFRQATAGDLDLDTAIPVVNEFRSIVDGSPFSLSAGDDSDRDIYDRIGGQMTYRELSEVMITISSNLATNLLIDRLGADRVQATTDRLGATGMKVRRGVEDTKAFAAGLNNTTTARGLLVLLEAIAAGRAGSPEATREMIEILARQRFNDAIPAGLPEGVRVAHKTGSITRIHHDAGIVYGEKPYVLVVLTRGIDQNKRSAALIAEIARVVHAAIE